Proteins from a genomic interval of Gordonia sp. SL306:
- a CDS encoding class I adenylate-forming enzyme family protein, with product MENFKTIGEVLDPTLSSHPESPAVEAVSGVWSYAELDQQARRVAGALWSLGVRPGDRVAACLPNDLDIVAAFHGTQRIGAIWAGIGEALSEEEQDDVRELCRPSVILAGERCRLVSPEVVDAGRWSDLLDGDETAPTVDIDIDAPAGIAFTSGTSGRPKAVVHSQRNLLLPGAALRAGRGFDRTLRKGDSFPLTILNLMVLSTLLTAQCGGCAVVMNRRDVDGVAEWIAGRGVTVWNGAPAQLYDLARRPHIDLGSLEEVWSGGSDTSDELRADFAAAHGIMPRATYGLTEAPAVVSIDPVGEDWRAGASGQVLDHYDVAAYDDDGRRLSAGELGELKVTGRTDGPWADAWRPMLGYWQHDGLRPAEPGPVPTGDIGTVDGDGWLTVLDRKKLVIIRGGANVYPLEVERVIGSDPDVTRVAVYPVPDKRLGQRVAAVIESEGRKPVDFDSLAERCRKALSPYKVPEIWSQIDALPVNAMGKVQRTDLIDLVERSTSRSST from the coding sequence GTGGAGAATTTCAAGACGATAGGCGAAGTTCTGGACCCCACCCTCTCGTCCCATCCGGAGTCCCCGGCCGTCGAGGCGGTGTCCGGGGTGTGGTCGTACGCCGAACTCGATCAGCAGGCACGTCGCGTCGCCGGCGCGCTCTGGTCACTCGGGGTACGGCCCGGAGACCGTGTCGCCGCATGTCTGCCCAATGATCTCGACATCGTCGCGGCCTTTCACGGCACCCAGCGGATCGGCGCGATCTGGGCCGGCATCGGGGAGGCATTGTCAGAAGAGGAGCAGGACGACGTCCGCGAACTCTGCCGGCCGTCGGTGATCCTGGCGGGCGAGAGGTGCCGCCTGGTCTCCCCCGAGGTTGTCGACGCCGGGCGATGGTCCGATCTGCTCGACGGGGACGAGACGGCACCGACGGTCGACATCGACATCGACGCGCCTGCCGGTATCGCGTTCACGAGCGGAACGTCCGGACGACCCAAGGCAGTGGTGCACAGCCAGCGCAATCTGTTGCTCCCGGGTGCCGCACTCCGGGCCGGGCGCGGCTTCGACCGGACGCTGCGCAAGGGCGACAGCTTCCCGCTCACCATCCTCAATCTGATGGTGCTGTCCACCCTGCTCACCGCCCAGTGCGGGGGCTGCGCCGTGGTGATGAACCGCCGGGACGTCGACGGCGTCGCCGAGTGGATCGCCGGCCGGGGCGTGACCGTGTGGAACGGCGCCCCGGCACAGCTCTATGACCTGGCCAGACGTCCGCACATCGATCTGGGTTCGCTCGAGGAGGTGTGGAGCGGCGGCAGTGACACCTCCGACGAACTGCGCGCAGACTTCGCCGCCGCCCACGGGATCATGCCCCGCGCGACCTACGGCCTCACCGAGGCGCCCGCAGTCGTGTCGATCGATCCGGTGGGCGAGGACTGGCGGGCCGGGGCGAGCGGGCAGGTGCTTGATCACTATGACGTCGCCGCCTACGACGACGACGGCAGGCGGCTGTCCGCGGGCGAGCTCGGCGAACTGAAGGTCACCGGCCGCACCGACGGCCCGTGGGCGGATGCCTGGCGCCCGATGCTGGGGTACTGGCAGCACGACGGTCTGCGTCCCGCCGAACCCGGACCGGTGCCGACCGGGGATATCGGAACCGTCGACGGGGATGGCTGGCTGACGGTCCTGGACCGCAAGAAGCTGGTCATCATCAGGGGCGGCGCGAACGTGTATCCGCTCGAGGTCGAACGCGTCATCGGGTCCGACCCGGACGTCACCCGGGTAGCGGTGTACCCGGTGCCCGACAAACGCCTCGGCCAGCGGGTCGCCGCCGTGATCGAGAGCGAGGGACGCAAGCCCGTCGACTTCGACTCGCTCGCCGAGCGCTGCCGAAAAGCTCTGTCCCCCTACAAGGTCCCGGAGATCTGGTCCCAGATCGACGCCCTGCCGGTCAACGCGATGGGTAAGGTGCAACGGACCGACCTGATCGACCTCGTCGAGAGATCCACGAGCAGGAGCAGCACGTGA
- a CDS encoding CaiB/BaiF CoA transferase family protein, whose amino-acid sequence MAGEHTGDGRRPAHTGPLSGVRVVDLTAMVMGPYCTQIMADMGADVVKIEPPAGDNTRYISVGPEQAMAGVFVNVNRGKRSAVIDLRSSDGKAALRELIADADVFIHSMRGTAIKRLGFGYDEVVAINPSIVYTNCYGYGRRGPDADRTAYDDTIQAECGLPFVQQQLTGEVGYVGTIMADKVAGMTALYATMMALFHRERTGEGQEVEVSMFETMASFMLVEHANGAMFDPPLGPAAYPRAVAPNRKPYRTKDGHISALVYNDKQWSVFIDAVNPPWAGDHFATLAQRAAQIDTVYALLGETFAERTTQEWLDLLRSLDIPAAPVNSLDDLFDNDHLNAVGFFEDVETPNGTVRFPGSPAWFSRTPGKVAGPAPRLGADTEEVLDEIRLRSGVREEDDV is encoded by the coding sequence ATGGCTGGCGAACACACGGGGGACGGCAGGCGACCGGCGCACACCGGTCCGCTGTCGGGGGTGCGGGTGGTCGATCTGACGGCCATGGTGATGGGCCCCTATTGCACGCAGATCATGGCAGACATGGGTGCGGACGTGGTGAAGATCGAGCCTCCCGCGGGCGACAACACCCGGTACATCTCGGTGGGTCCGGAGCAGGCGATGGCCGGGGTCTTCGTGAATGTGAACCGCGGAAAGCGCAGCGCAGTCATCGATCTGCGATCGTCGGACGGCAAAGCGGCACTGCGCGAACTGATCGCAGACGCCGATGTGTTCATCCACTCGATGCGGGGCACCGCGATCAAGCGGCTCGGCTTCGGCTACGACGAGGTCGTCGCGATCAACCCGTCGATCGTCTACACCAACTGTTACGGATACGGTCGTCGCGGCCCCGACGCGGATCGGACGGCCTACGACGACACCATCCAGGCCGAGTGTGGGCTGCCTTTTGTACAGCAACAGCTCACCGGGGAGGTCGGCTACGTCGGCACCATCATGGCCGACAAGGTCGCAGGCATGACCGCGTTGTACGCGACGATGATGGCACTCTTCCATCGCGAGCGGACCGGCGAGGGTCAAGAGGTCGAGGTCAGCATGTTCGAGACGATGGCGTCGTTCATGCTCGTCGAGCACGCGAACGGTGCCATGTTCGATCCACCCCTCGGACCGGCGGCCTATCCCCGGGCGGTCGCCCCGAATCGAAAGCCCTATCGCACCAAGGACGGTCACATCTCCGCGCTGGTCTACAACGACAAGCAGTGGTCGGTGTTCATCGATGCGGTCAACCCGCCGTGGGCCGGCGACCACTTCGCCACCCTGGCGCAGCGTGCGGCTCAGATCGACACCGTCTATGCGTTGCTGGGGGAAACCTTCGCCGAGCGGACCACGCAGGAATGGCTTGACCTGCTCCGGTCGCTCGACATCCCGGCAGCGCCGGTGAACAGTCTCGACGATCTCTTCGACAACGATCACCTGAATGCGGTCGGATTCTTCGAGGATGTGGAAACGCCGAATGGAACAGTGCGTTTCCCGGGGTCCCCGGCATGGTTCTCGCGCACCCCGGGAAAGGTGGCGGGCCCGGCTCCGCGGCTCGGTGCCGACACCGAGGAGGTACTCGACGAGATACGGCTCCGGTCTGGTGTGCGAGAGGAGGACGATGTCTGA
- a CDS encoding HpcH/HpaI aldolase/citrate lyase family protein, whose amino-acid sequence MSEIGGEMRVRSWLFAPGDSEKKMAKATAGPADMVIFDLEDAVAEDEKPTSRRLISAFLSDIPESGRRRLWVRINPLDGPHALADLAAVMPARPGGIMLPKARGRGDVELLDHYLCALEVASDIELGSTKVIVLVTETAEAMFTTGDYQGAPRVIALTWGAEDLADAVGASENRDPDGGYAFTYQLARSLCLLGAAAAGVAPIDTIQGDFTDLDGLRARAEQVRRDGYLGMLAIHPAQVEVINEAFSPSTSELEAAQEIVDLFASNPGVGAIGYRGAMLDRPHLARAEALLAARRRP is encoded by the coding sequence ATGTCTGAGATCGGGGGAGAGATGAGGGTCCGCTCGTGGCTGTTCGCCCCGGGCGACAGCGAGAAGAAGATGGCCAAGGCGACCGCTGGCCCGGCCGACATGGTGATCTTCGATCTGGAAGATGCTGTCGCCGAAGACGAGAAGCCCACATCGCGGCGGTTGATCTCCGCATTCCTCTCCGACATCCCGGAGTCCGGGCGACGCCGTCTGTGGGTGCGAATCAATCCGCTCGACGGGCCACACGCGCTGGCCGATCTGGCTGCGGTCATGCCGGCCCGGCCGGGTGGGATCATGCTGCCGAAGGCGCGCGGACGCGGCGACGTCGAGCTCCTCGATCACTACCTGTGCGCGTTGGAGGTGGCGTCCGACATCGAGCTCGGATCGACCAAGGTCATCGTCCTGGTCACCGAGACCGCCGAGGCGATGTTCACCACCGGCGACTATCAGGGGGCGCCACGAGTGATCGCCTTGACCTGGGGCGCAGAGGATCTCGCGGATGCCGTCGGCGCGAGCGAGAACCGGGACCCCGACGGCGGCTACGCGTTCACCTACCAGCTCGCGCGAAGTCTCTGCCTGCTCGGCGCGGCGGCCGCCGGGGTGGCGCCCATCGACACCATCCAGGGCGATTTCACAGATCTCGACGGCCTGCGGGCGCGGGCGGAGCAGGTCCGCCGCGACGGCTACCTCGGGATGCTGGCCATCCATCCCGCGCAGGTCGAGGTGATCAACGAGGCCTTCTCGCCCTCGACGAGTGAACTCGAGGCCGCTCAGGAGATCGTCGATCTGTTCGCGTCGAATCCCGGGGTGGGGGCGATCGGATATCGCGGCGCGATGCTGGACCGTCCGCATCTGGCCCGCGCCGAGGCCCTCCTTGCGGCGAGGCGGCGTCCGTGA
- a CDS encoding acetyl-CoA hydrolase/transferase family protein, with the protein MTVVTQPQNLDLASVLRQGDSIVIGQACGEPTTLLEGLVAQGRDIGGLSAFVATSFSGTLTPESAASVSLSSMGAIGTLRSMSKAHALDVIPCHVSQVAPMITAGHLRCDVAFVQVSPSDANGDHSFGLISDYVRAAVDKARVVVAEVNDQVPYTLGELLPASKIDHAVHVSRPPVQVSPATISETDRAIAAYSAAYIDNGSVIQMGVGAVPDAMLQLLVDRTDLGVHSGMVGNGLVDLVEAGAVTNARKRIDRGVTITGALIGTTRLYEFAHRNPEIRMCATSYTHDAGKMSQLDNLVTINSAMEVDLTGQVNAEQSGAAYLGGTGGQVDFVRAGARSAGGRAIMALPATAKGGTVSRITAQLSGPVTTARSEVDVVVTEFGAAELRGQSIAERTRRLIAIAHPDFQEDLARAAHPIQRRRF; encoded by the coding sequence GTGACGGTGGTGACCCAGCCCCAGAACCTCGATCTGGCAAGCGTTCTGCGGCAGGGGGACAGCATCGTCATCGGTCAGGCTTGCGGTGAGCCGACCACCCTGCTCGAAGGGCTGGTCGCGCAGGGCCGCGACATCGGGGGCCTCTCGGCCTTCGTCGCGACGAGTTTCTCCGGCACGCTGACCCCCGAGTCGGCCGCATCCGTCTCGCTGTCGAGCATGGGGGCGATCGGTACCTTGCGGTCGATGAGCAAGGCCCACGCCTTGGACGTCATCCCGTGTCATGTCAGCCAGGTCGCCCCGATGATCACCGCGGGCCATCTGAGATGCGACGTCGCATTTGTTCAGGTCAGTCCGTCAGATGCCAACGGAGACCACAGTTTCGGGCTGATCAGCGACTATGTGCGCGCTGCCGTGGACAAGGCGCGCGTCGTGGTCGCGGAGGTCAACGACCAGGTGCCCTACACGCTCGGCGAACTCCTGCCTGCGTCGAAGATCGATCACGCGGTCCATGTCTCGCGTCCGCCGGTCCAGGTGAGCCCGGCGACGATCAGCGAGACCGATCGCGCGATCGCCGCGTACTCGGCCGCCTACATCGACAACGGATCGGTTATCCAGATGGGTGTCGGGGCCGTACCCGACGCCATGCTGCAGCTGCTCGTCGACCGCACCGACCTCGGAGTGCATTCGGGGATGGTCGGCAACGGGCTGGTGGATCTGGTCGAGGCGGGTGCGGTCACCAACGCGCGCAAGCGGATCGATCGGGGAGTGACGATCACCGGTGCCCTGATCGGGACGACTCGGCTCTACGAGTTCGCGCATCGGAACCCGGAGATCCGGATGTGCGCGACGTCGTACACGCATGACGCCGGGAAGATGTCCCAGCTCGACAACCTGGTGACCATCAACTCGGCAATGGAGGTCGACCTCACCGGACAGGTGAATGCCGAGCAGAGCGGAGCGGCGTATCTCGGTGGTACCGGCGGACAGGTCGACTTCGTCCGGGCAGGGGCGCGATCGGCAGGCGGGCGCGCGATCATGGCCCTGCCGGCGACTGCCAAGGGCGGAACCGTCAGCCGCATCACCGCACAGCTGTCGGGCCCGGTGACGACGGCCCGCAGCGAGGTGGACGTGGTGGTCACCGAGTTCGGTGCGGCCGAACTCCGCGGGCAGAGCATCGCCGAACGCACCCGGCGCCTGATCGCCATCGCCCACCCGGACTTCCAGGAAGACCTGGCGCGGGCAGCCCATCCGATCCAGCGGCGAAGGTTCTAG
- a CDS encoding enoyl-CoA hydratase/isomerase family protein, with protein MSDAVLFDVDDEIAIITLNRPDTRNCLSEDVRDGLAQAWDRFENSDDLRVAVLTGSGETFCAGGDLKEMVATGMQVPPRDMFALPYDTVELTKPTIAAVNGAAFAGGWMIAQACDLCVASSRAKFAVTEVKVGRSSPWASPLIHMIPQRIMMEILLTGKPISAQRAYEIGLVNRIAEPHDLLDSAVGLAREILVGAPLSVRAARETVMLATEMGRSAALQAARAASETCYRSEDAQEGPAAFAAKRTPRWQGR; from the coding sequence ATGAGCGACGCCGTTCTGTTCGATGTCGACGACGAGATCGCGATCATCACGCTGAACCGGCCCGACACCAGGAACTGTCTGTCCGAGGATGTCCGTGACGGACTGGCGCAGGCGTGGGATCGATTCGAGAACTCCGACGACCTACGTGTTGCCGTTCTCACCGGGTCCGGGGAGACCTTCTGCGCCGGCGGCGATCTCAAGGAGATGGTGGCGACCGGCATGCAGGTTCCGCCTCGCGACATGTTCGCTCTGCCCTACGACACGGTGGAGTTGACCAAGCCGACCATCGCGGCGGTCAACGGCGCCGCGTTCGCCGGCGGCTGGATGATCGCGCAGGCGTGCGACCTCTGTGTGGCCAGCAGCAGGGCGAAGTTCGCAGTGACCGAGGTGAAGGTGGGTCGGAGCTCGCCATGGGCGTCGCCGCTGATCCACATGATCCCGCAACGGATCATGATGGAGATTCTCCTGACCGGTAAGCCCATCAGCGCGCAACGAGCGTACGAGATCGGGTTGGTCAACCGGATCGCCGAGCCGCACGACCTGCTGGACTCGGCCGTCGGACTCGCGCGCGAGATCCTGGTGGGTGCTCCGCTCTCGGTCCGCGCCGCGCGTGAGACCGTCATGCTCGCGACGGAGATGGGCCGATCGGCCGCATTGCAGGCAGCGCGAGCCGCGTCGGAGACCTGCTACCGCAGCGAAGACGCCCAGGAGGGGCCCGCCGCGTTCGCCGCGAAACGGACCCCTCGATGGCAGGGGCGCTGA
- a CDS encoding carboxymuconolactone decarboxylase family protein, which translates to MRDFVSGFRSSVKSVAPDHERQAGDNLLGTLARYPSLAMAFLSFNKHLLAGSALSTRQRELLILRVAHLRQAAYEWAQHVILADRAGVSADEIERVADGPDATGWSPADRALVASVDQLLNEGTIRDETWTALARDMDEQQLMDVVFTVGCYAMLAMALRSFGIQPEPGLVPFLPRDHAR; encoded by the coding sequence ATGCGGGACTTCGTGAGCGGGTTCCGGTCGTCGGTCAAGAGCGTGGCTCCCGATCACGAGCGGCAGGCCGGCGACAATCTGCTCGGCACTCTCGCCCGATACCCCAGCCTGGCGATGGCGTTCCTGTCCTTCAACAAACATCTGCTGGCCGGATCCGCATTGTCGACGCGACAACGTGAATTGCTCATCCTGCGGGTCGCGCACCTGCGCCAGGCCGCATACGAGTGGGCCCAGCATGTGATCCTCGCCGACCGGGCCGGGGTCAGCGCCGACGAGATCGAGCGGGTGGCCGATGGTCCCGATGCGACCGGATGGTCGCCTGCCGACCGAGCTCTGGTGGCATCGGTCGACCAACTGCTGAACGAGGGGACGATCCGCGACGAGACGTGGACCGCGCTCGCGCGCGACATGGACGAGCAACAGCTCATGGATGTGGTGTTCACTGTCGGCTGCTACGCCATGCTGGCGATGGCGTTGCGGTCGTTCGGAATCCAGCCGGAACCCGGTCTCGTGCCGTTCCTGCCCCGAGACCACGCGCGGTAG
- a CDS encoding SDR family NAD(P)-dependent oxidoreductase, translating into MSGRTAIVTGGASGIGGAISTRLASGNDQVAIFDVNGEAAEAAARAIEDAGGKAIGLAVDVTDRAQIDAGVEEVRYRLGRPTVLVNSAGATLATPFLEITRESWDSALAINLTGTFDCCQAVIPDMLEEGWGRIVNISSSSVHSGSPGLAGYVTAKSGVVGLTKVLALEFGRRGITVNTIPPGFIDTPMLRKTVDSGMFDVDTQIAKTPVGRIGQPEDVAATCAFLVSEEAGYITGQIIGVNGGRNT; encoded by the coding sequence ATGAGTGGTCGTACGGCAATTGTCACCGGCGGCGCATCGGGAATCGGCGGCGCGATCAGTACGCGACTCGCATCCGGCAACGACCAGGTCGCGATCTTCGACGTCAACGGCGAGGCCGCCGAGGCGGCCGCCCGGGCGATCGAGGATGCCGGTGGCAAGGCGATCGGACTGGCCGTCGACGTGACCGACCGCGCCCAGATCGACGCGGGTGTCGAGGAGGTGCGCTACCGGCTCGGCCGCCCGACCGTACTCGTCAACAGCGCAGGTGCAACCCTGGCGACCCCGTTCCTCGAGATCACCCGTGAGAGCTGGGACAGCGCACTCGCGATCAACCTCACCGGCACGTTCGACTGCTGTCAGGCGGTGATCCCGGACATGCTCGAGGAGGGCTGGGGCCGCATCGTGAACATCTCGTCGTCGAGCGTGCACAGCGGCTCCCCCGGATTGGCCGGCTACGTGACCGCGAAGTCCGGGGTGGTCGGGCTGACAAAGGTTCTCGCGCTCGAGTTCGGACGGCGTGGGATCACGGTCAACACGATCCCGCCGGGCTTCATCGACACCCCGATGCTGCGCAAGACCGTCGATTCGGGGATGTTCGACGTCGACACCCAGATCGCCAAGACACCGGTTGGACGCATCGGACAGCCCGAGGACGTGGCCGCGACATGCGCGTTCCTCGTCAGCGAGGAGGCCGGCTACATCACCGGCCAGATCATCGGGGTCAACGGCGGGCGCAACACGTGA
- a CDS encoding TauD/TfdA dioxygenase family protein, producing the protein MSTIRTERLSENVGAKVLDVDAGRLSSDADLPGTIAEALENSGVLLFPELNASDEVLVEFCRKLGTLINFSHLPPETEEVMEISFNPSNPNAAYLRSNEFWHIDGLLDEIAPKSSILTARVTSAEGGETEFASTYGAYDDLSESEKERFAQLRVVHTFDAVQRMTYTDPTPEQLEDWATRTVREHPLVWEHDSGRRSLVLGATASHIAGMDVDEGKALLSELRDRITGPGKVCSHSWTEGDTVFWDNTGLVHRVREFDRDKPRIMHRITVAGEEKIK; encoded by the coding sequence ATGAGCACGATCAGAACCGAAAGGCTCTCGGAGAACGTCGGCGCAAAGGTGCTCGACGTCGATGCCGGCCGACTCAGCAGTGACGCCGATCTACCGGGCACGATCGCAGAGGCACTCGAGAACTCGGGGGTCCTGCTGTTCCCCGAGTTGAACGCGAGCGACGAGGTCTTGGTCGAGTTCTGCCGCAAGCTCGGCACGTTGATCAATTTCTCACACCTGCCACCGGAGACGGAGGAGGTGATGGAGATCAGCTTCAACCCGTCCAACCCGAATGCCGCCTATCTTCGGAGCAATGAGTTCTGGCATATCGACGGCCTCCTCGACGAGATCGCGCCCAAGTCGTCCATCCTGACCGCGAGGGTCACCTCGGCCGAAGGCGGCGAGACGGAGTTCGCCAGCACCTACGGGGCCTACGACGACCTCTCGGAGAGCGAGAAGGAGCGGTTCGCCCAGCTCAGGGTCGTCCACACCTTCGACGCCGTCCAGCGGATGACCTACACCGACCCGACGCCGGAGCAGTTGGAGGACTGGGCAACTCGCACGGTCCGTGAACACCCCTTGGTGTGGGAACACGATTCCGGTCGTCGCTCCCTGGTGCTCGGCGCGACGGCGTCGCATATCGCCGGGATGGATGTCGACGAGGGCAAGGCGCTGTTGTCCGAACTACGCGACCGCATCACCGGACCGGGAAAGGTCTGCAGCCACAGCTGGACCGAAGGAGACACCGTCTTCTGGGACAACACCGGCCTGGTCCATCGGGTCCGCGAGTTCGACCGGGACAAGCCCCGAATCATGCACCGCATCACCGTCGCAGGCGAGGAGAAGATCAAATGA
- a CDS encoding nuclear transport factor 2 family protein, with protein sequence MSSTVSAESLTRLDELLDRQDIMDVMTRFSRGMDRFDRDAFLSAFHPDATIAAGDFVGGPVDLYEWSVPMHEQGQVATHHNLLNHTCDITGDVAHTETYYLFVGRNRDDSNWIAGGRYIDRLERREGQWKIALRTNAIEWSGMVPTMAIPFADVPDINGNGAPSRSPDDPSYTRPLTNKRAANIPG encoded by the coding sequence ATGAGTAGCACGGTATCCGCGGAGTCGCTCACGCGACTCGACGAATTGTTGGATCGCCAGGACATCATGGATGTCATGACGCGGTTCAGCCGTGGGATGGACCGATTCGATCGCGATGCGTTCCTGTCGGCCTTCCATCCCGACGCAACGATCGCCGCAGGAGATTTCGTCGGAGGTCCGGTCGACCTCTACGAGTGGTCCGTGCCGATGCACGAACAAGGCCAGGTCGCCACGCACCACAACCTGTTGAACCACACCTGCGACATCACCGGCGATGTCGCCCATACCGAGACGTACTACCTGTTCGTCGGCCGAAACCGCGACGACAGCAACTGGATCGCAGGCGGACGCTACATCGACCGCCTCGAGCGGCGCGAAGGGCAATGGAAGATCGCGTTGCGTACCAACGCGATCGAATGGTCGGGCATGGTTCCGACGATGGCCATCCCGTTTGCCGACGTCCCCGACATCAACGGCAACGGCGCCCCGTCCCGCAGTCCGGACGACCCTTCCTACACCCGGCCCCTGACCAACAAGCGCGCAGCGAACATCCCCGGCTGA
- a CDS encoding SDR family NAD(P)-dependent oxidoreductase, which produces MTGASRGIGKGIALALAGEGATVYVTGRTLTPDTHELPGTIGETAALCDRRGGKGIPVQVDHGDDDDVAALFDRIEREQGRLDVLVNNAFALPDDLTDPEPFWHKPLANWEMMDVGVRSNFVCAWHAARIMVPQKSGLIVAISGYTGVAYTYGVVFGTAKSAVDRMARDMAIELKGHGVASISLWQGLTFTERAQRNLAAIEGLEAQAATQPAHGCSPEYPGRVIAALAADDAVMSRSGGTFITAELADDYRIKDIDGRSIPSLRATRGEPIWAPV; this is translated from the coding sequence GTGACCGGCGCCAGCCGCGGCATCGGCAAGGGCATCGCCCTGGCCCTTGCCGGCGAGGGCGCGACGGTCTACGTGACCGGCCGCACCCTGACCCCGGACACGCACGAGCTGCCCGGCACCATCGGGGAAACGGCGGCGCTGTGCGATCGCCGCGGCGGGAAGGGTATCCCCGTACAGGTCGACCACGGCGACGACGACGATGTCGCGGCCCTGTTCGATCGGATCGAGCGCGAGCAGGGTCGCCTCGACGTCCTCGTCAACAACGCCTTCGCCCTGCCAGACGACCTCACCGACCCGGAGCCCTTCTGGCACAAACCCCTCGCCAACTGGGAGATGATGGACGTCGGGGTGCGGTCGAACTTCGTGTGCGCGTGGCACGCGGCACGGATCATGGTCCCGCAGAAGTCGGGTCTCATCGTCGCGATCTCCGGCTATACCGGTGTGGCATACACCTACGGCGTGGTCTTCGGCACCGCAAAATCTGCCGTCGACCGCATGGCACGGGACATGGCGATCGAACTGAAAGGTCATGGTGTCGCCTCGATCTCGCTGTGGCAGGGGCTGACGTTCACCGAGCGCGCCCAACGCAATCTGGCCGCCATCGAGGGACTGGAGGCACAGGCCGCCACGCAGCCTGCCCACGGCTGTTCGCCCGAGTACCCCGGCCGGGTGATCGCGGCACTGGCCGCCGACGACGCCGTCATGAGTCGCAGCGGTGGAACGTTCATCACCGCCGAACTCGCTGACGACTACCGGATCAAAGACATCGACGGACGGTCCATCCCCTCGCTGCGGGCCACCCGCGGCGAGCCGATCTGGGCCCCTGTCTGA
- a CDS encoding nuclear transport factor 2 family protein, with the protein MTFGPKDVQTLLDHEQIRAGIAGVARGEDRRDADLIRASFWSDAAMDFGIFAGDLDAYLDWVVPGSPAVPLTQHALGQSVISLDGATALAETHVTAYHRVDFGTEEHDVVLGGRYLDRLARRDGEWRIAARTMLYDWSRDLGVAADWSQGMMGEQFRGDHYTGKANGDHSEAFFGASLVAGQR; encoded by the coding sequence ATGACGTTCGGGCCGAAGGATGTCCAGACACTGCTCGATCACGAACAGATCCGCGCGGGTATCGCGGGGGTCGCTCGGGGTGAGGACCGGCGAGATGCCGACCTGATCCGGGCATCTTTCTGGTCCGACGCCGCCATGGATTTCGGGATCTTCGCCGGGGATCTGGATGCCTACCTGGATTGGGTCGTGCCCGGATCGCCTGCGGTACCGCTGACCCAGCATGCCCTCGGCCAGAGCGTGATCTCCCTCGACGGTGCCACAGCGTTGGCCGAGACCCATGTCACGGCTTACCACCGGGTGGATTTCGGTACCGAGGAGCACGACGTCGTACTCGGCGGCCGCTACCTCGATCGCCTTGCGCGACGGGACGGCGAGTGGCGAATCGCTGCGCGCACCATGCTCTACGACTGGTCCCGCGATCTCGGGGTCGCAGCGGACTGGTCCCAGGGCATGATGGGCGAGCAATTCCGGGGTGATCACTACACCGGCAAAGCCAACGGCGATCACAGCGAAGCCTTCTTCGGCGCCTCCCTCGTCGCAGGACAGCGGTAG